In Manis pentadactyla isolate mManPen7 chromosome 11, mManPen7.hap1, whole genome shotgun sequence, one DNA window encodes the following:
- the ISLR2 gene encoding immunoglobulin superfamily containing leucine-rich repeat protein 2, translating into MMPMRSLWLAWALLGVAGACPEPCACVDKYAHQFADCAYKELREVPEGLPANVTTLSLSANKITVLRRGAFTDVTQVTSLWLAHNEVRTVEPGALAVLSQLKNLDLSHNLISNFPWNDLRNLSALQLLKMNHNRLGSLPRDALGALPDLRSLRINNNRLRTLAPGTFDALSALSHLQLYHNPFHCGCSLLWLQAWAASTRVSLPEPDSIACASPPALQGVPVHRLPALSCAPPSVRLSVEPPPEAPGSPLHSGLALMLHCVAEGHPTPRLQWQLQIPGGTIVLEPPVLSGEDDRDATTGEAEGDGDGPTPTEAPTPTPAPAWPAPPATPRFLALTNGSLLVPFLSAKEAGVYTCRAHNELGANSTSMRVAVAAAGPPKHAPGAGGDPDAQAPTSDRKSTAKGRGNSVLPSKPQGKIKGQGLARVSILGETEEEEAGEAEEVEDRVSEDPVAEKRCGHGDPSRYVSNHAFNQSAELKPHAFELGVIALDVAEREARVQLTPLAARWGSGPDGAGGAGGRRRRPLRLLYLCPAGGGAAVQWSRVEEGVNAYWFRGLRPGTNYSVCVALAGEACHVQVVFATKKELPSLLVIVAVSVFLLLLATVPLLGAACCHLLAKHPGKPYRLILRPQAPDPMEKRIAADFDPRASYLESEKSYPAGGEAGGEGPEETPGEDLDEDAEQGDPSGGLQREESLAACSLVESQSKANQEEFEAGSEYSDRLPLGAEAVNIAQEINGNYRQTAG; encoded by the coding sequence ATGATGCCCATGCggtccctgtggctggcctgggCACTGCTAGGAGTGGCCGGCGCGTGCCCAGAGCCGTGTGCCTGCGTGGATAAGTACGCGCACCAGTTTGCCGACTGCGCCTACAAGGAGCTGCGAGAGGTGCCGGAAGGGCTGCCGGCCAACGTGACGACGCTTAGTCTGTCGGCCAACAAGATCACGGTGCTACGGCGCGGGGCCTTCACCGATGTCACGCAGGTCACGTCGCTGTGGCTGGCTCACAACGAGGTGCGCACGGTGGAGCCGGGCGCGCTAGCTGTGCTGAGCCAGCTCAAGAACCTCGACCTGAGCCACAACCTCATATCCAACTTCCCATGGAATGACCTGCGAAACCTGAGCGCTCTGCAGCTGCTCAAAATGAACCACAACCGCTTGGGCTCCCTGCCCCGGGACGCACTCGGTGCGCTGCCGGACCTGCGCTCCCTGCGTATCAACAACAATCGGCTGCGCACACTGGCTCCCGGTACCTTCGACGCGCTCAGCGCACTGTCACATCTGCAACTGTATCACAACCCCTTCCACTGCGGTTGCAGCCTTCTGTGGCTGCAGGCCTGGGCAGCGAGCACCCGGGTCTCCTTACCGGAGCCCGACTCCATCGCGTGCGCCTCGCCTCCCGCGCTGCAGGGGGTACCGGTGCACCGCCTGCCCGCCCTGTCCTGTGCACCGCCCAGCGTGCGTCTGAGTGTGGAGCCGCCGCCTGAGGCGCCCGGCAGCCCCCTGCACTCGGGCCTGGCGCTCATGCTCCACTGCGTCGCGGAAGGACACCCCACCCCCCGCCTGCAATGGCAACTTCAGATTCCGGGTGGTACCATAGTCTTAGAGCCGCCAGTCCTGAGCGGGGAGGACGACAGGGACGCTACGACAGGGGAGGCGGAAGGAGATGGGGACGGGCCGACGCCGACGGAAGCCCCAACCCCGACTCCGGCACCGGCTTGGCCCGCGCCCCCAGCCACCCCGCGTTTCCTGGCCCTCACAAACGGCTCCCTGTTGGTGCCCTTCCTGAGTGCCAAAGAGGCGGGCGTCTACACATGCCGTGCCCACAACGAGCTGGGCGCCAACTCCACGTCAATGCGGGTGGCAGTGGCGGCGGCCGGGCCTCCAAAGCATGCTCCAGGAGCAGGGGGAGACCCCGATGCGCAGGCCCCAACCTCCGACCGCAAGTCCACTGCCAAAGGCCGCGGCAACAGCGTCCTACCCTCCAAGCCCCAGGGCAAAATAAAAGGCCAAGGCCTGGCCCGGGTTAGCATCCTCGGGGAGacggaggaagaggaggcaggtGAGGCAGAGGAGGTGGAAGACCGGGTCTCAGAGGATCCCGTGGCGGAGAAGCGCTGTGGCCACGGGGACCCCTCGCGGTACGTGTCCAACCACGCGTTCAACCAGAGCGCGGAGCTTAAGCCGCACGCCTTCGAGCTGGGGGTCATCGCCCTGGATGTCGCGGAGCGCGAGGCGCGGGTGCAGCTGACGCCGCTGGCGGCGCGCTGGGGCTCGGGGCCGGACGGGGCTGGGGGGGccggggggcggcggcggcggccgctcCGCCTGCTCTATCTCTGCCCGGCGGGGGGCGGCGCAGCGGTGCAGTGGTCCCGCGTGGAGGAGGGCGTTAACGCCTACTGGTTTCGCGGCCTGCGGCCCGGCACTAACTACTCCGTGTGCGTGGCGCTGGCCGGCGAGGCCTGCCACGTGCAAGTGGTGTTCGCCACCAAGAAGGAGCTGCCCTCGCTGCTGGTTATCGTGGCTGTCAGCGTGTTCCTCCTGTTGCTCGCCACCGTGCCCCTGCTGGGCGCCGCCTGCTGCCACCTGCTGGCCAAGCACCCGGGCAAGCCCTATCGTCTTATCCTGCGGCCGCAGGCTCCCGACCCCATGGAGAAACGCATCGCCGCCGACTTCGACCCGCGTGCCTCCTACCTAGAGTCAGAGAAAAGCTACCCCGCAGGCGGCGAGGCGGGCGGCGAGGGGCCAGAGGAGACCCCCGGGGAGGACCTTGACGAGGACGCAGAGCAGGGTGACCCAAGCGGGGGCCTGCAGAGGGAGGAGAGCCTGGCGGCCTGCTCGCTGGTGGAGTCCCAGTCCAAGGCCAACCAAGAGGAGTTCGAGGCGGGCTCCGAGTACAGTGACCGGCTGCCCCTGGG